In Carya illinoinensis cultivar Pawnee chromosome 16, C.illinoinensisPawnee_v1, whole genome shotgun sequence, a single window of DNA contains:
- the LOC122299235 gene encoding DPH4 homolog, with protein MLLGVKAIVETHYNILSVKEDASYEEIRTSYRSAILNSHPDKLQKTSETSDPDQELRERFLKVQRAWEVLSNLRLRAVYDSELRDLRQDAVAADDISLEDMMVEDSGDALELFYQCRCGDYFSVDSLELGKMGYVLLREGNKISLQTPDASLASVVLPCGSCSLKIRLLINSDIFISIDDSLA; from the coding sequence ATGCTACTTGGCGTGAAAGCCATTGTAGAGACCCACTACAATATTTTATCTGTTAAGGAAGATGCAAGCTATGAAGAAATTCGTACAAGCTACCGATCTGCCATCCTTAATTCCCATCCAGATAAGTTGCAGAAGACATCAGAGACATCTGATCCTGACCAAGAGTTGAGGGAAAGATTTTTGAAGGTACAGAGAGCTTGGGAAGTCCTCAGCAATTTGAGGTTGCGGGCAGTTTATGATAGTGAGTTGCGAGATTTGAGACAGGATGCTGTAGCTGCAGATGATATCAGCTTGGAGGATATGATGGTTGAAGATTCTGGAGATGCATTGGAGCTCTTTTATCAGTGTCGATGTGGTGATTACTTCTCTGTCGATTCTCTGGAGTTGGGAAAAATGGGATATGTATTGTTGAGAGAGGGGAATAAGATTTCTTTGCAGACCCCAGATGCTTCACTGGCATCGGTGGTTCTTCCATGCGGGTCTTGTTCATTGAAAATTCGGCTATTGATTAACTCGGATATTTTCATTTCAATCGACGATAGTTTGGCTTGA